One segment of Falco rusticolus isolate bFalRus1 chromosome 3, bFalRus1.pri, whole genome shotgun sequence DNA contains the following:
- the PRL gene encoding prolactin, which yields MSNKGASLKGLLLVVLLVSNVLLTKEGVTSLPICPNGSVSCQVSLGELFDRAVKLSHYIHFLSSEIFNEFDERYAQGRGFITKAVNGCHTSSLTTPEDKEQAQQTHHEDLLNLILGVLRSWNDPLIHLASEVQRIKEAPETILWKAVEIEEQNKRLLEGMEKIVGRVHSGEIGNEIYPQWEGLPSLQLADEDSRLFAFYNLLHCLRRDSHKIDNYLKLLKCRLIHDGNC from the exons ATGAGCAACAAGGGGGCTTCACTGAAAG GTTTATTGCTGGTGGTTCTTCTGGTGTCCAACGTGCTCCTGACAAAGGAAGGAGTGACCTCCTTGCCTATCTGCCCCAATGGATCCGTCAGTTGCCAAGTTTCCCTTGGAGAACTTTTTGACCGAGCAGTTAAACTTTCACACTACATCCACTTCCTCTCTTCGGAAATATTCAATGAATTT GATGAACGCTATGCTCAGGGCCGGGGTTTTATTACAAAAGCTGTTAATGGCTGCCACACATCCTCCTTAACCACTCCTGAAGATAAGGAGCAAGCTCAGCAGACTCAT CATGAAGACCTACTGAATTTAATACTGGGAGTGCTGCGCTCCTGGAATGATCCCCTGATCCATCTTGCCTCTGAAGTACAAAGAATCAAAGAAGCTCCAGAAACCATCCTCTGGAAGGCTGTAGAGAttgaagaacaaaacaagcGTCTTCTAGAAGGAATGGAGAAAATAGTTGGGCGG GTTCATTCTGGTGAGATCGGAAATGAAATTTACCCTCAATGGGAAGGCCTTCCATCCCTGCAACTCGCGGATGAGGACTCCAGGCTCTTTGCCTTTTACAACCTGCTGCATTGCCTCCGCCGAGATTCCCACAAAATTGACAACTACCTCAAGCTTCTGAAGTGCCGTCTAATCCACGATGGCAATTGTTAA